From Seriola aureovittata isolate HTS-2021-v1 ecotype China chromosome 20, ASM2101889v1, whole genome shotgun sequence, a single genomic window includes:
- the cops9 gene encoding COP9 signalosome complex subunit 9: MKPAVDEMFPEGAGPYVDLDEAGGSSGLLMDLAANEKAVHSDFFNDFEDLFDDDDLQ; the protein is encoded by the exons atgaaacctgCAGTGGATGAGATGTTTCCTGAAGGAGCTGGCCCCTACGTGGATCTGGACGAG GCAGGAGGCAGCAGTGGCCTGCTAATGGACCTGGCAGCCAATGAAAAAGCAGTTCACTCTGATTTCTTTAATG ACTTTGAGGATCTTTTCGATGACGATGACCTGCAGTGA
- the and1 gene encoding actinodin1, giving the protein MAGRRRTSFSGVFITAVLAVMLLPAFLSAGPIGQKAKGDAGESVQEKAAAAASHRRLIRNRRNISWYKQHSDFWNWYKFFTDNGNQEAVQEMDRIYLAYLQNKNRAEGRRSYKAYLRHLGEIYKSCADSDDPNCVASYTSRPKPKPEPPKPAPVKTCDPTKDPYCLYAALVQGKSPYLPLVLPAATPAPAPVKAPAPLYVRSAAPAKDPQSGYYYYSPSSTPFLSKEQKAELLRICSSEDVECLQYHLRAAYGHLPSAGSLPSYAHLGCDPKKDPSCKPKLVQKAPSGLYLQYPNCDPLRDPLCAYTASLSAPRAPNPPAAAGPGSCNPLYEDGCNPLTATKFANPPEAYKNEETDEAAAIRVAPPAAEHNNDPYAMFRDAYASAHANRLSDPYAMFRQASAPTPPPASDPYAIIRRYMAQAQANDPHAPRMETAPESDPNDPYAAIREAAAAMHRRGPPNPRQQFPFSNPNYEQPAQEERHLLGPPGKTKEGYDCFIGYDRECFPVKPNEPRSGVHRRIPYPAEAYEPHLNADGTRNGVLEPTNPHCDPEYDRDCRLRRFEPEQARVEAQPEHHAEEDHNQGAADSERQEQEQYETEPYQSGQEEPHMSYQPLSMGMPSLQDILRRYGDQFPEQEEHRAYGDDYRKK; this is encoded by the exons ATGGCTGGAAGAAGGAGAACCAGTTTCTCCGGGGTGTTCATCACCGCTGTGCTGGCTGTGATGCTGCTGCCTG CTTTCTTGTCTGCTGGACCAATCGGGCAAAAGGCCAAAGGAGATG CCGGAGAGAGCGTCCAGGAgaaggcggcggcggcggcgtcACACAGGAGGCTGATCCGCAACCGCAGGAACATCAGCTGGTACAAGCAGCACTCTGACTTCTGGAACTGGTACAAGTTCTTCACTGACAACGGCAACCAGGAGGCA GTTCAGGAGATGGATCGCATCTACCTGGCCTACCTCCAGAACAAGAACCGCGCTGAGGGGCGTCGCTCCTACAAGGCCTACCTGCGCCACCTGGGGGAGATCTACAAGTCCTGCGCCGACTCCGACGACCCCAACTGTGTGGCTTCCTACACCAGCAGGCCCAAGCCCAAACCCGAACCCCCCAAGCCTGCACCAGTCAAAACCTGTGACCCCACCAAGGACCCTTACTGCCTGTATGCCGCTTTGGTCCAGGGGAAGAGTCCCTACCTGCCCCTGGTGCTGCCAGCTGCCACCCCTGCCCCAGCTCCAGTGAAGGCCCCGGCCCCTCTGTACGTCCGCTCTGCTGCCCCAGCAAAGGACCCACAGTCTGGGTATTACTACTACTCTCCATCTTCAACGCCTTTCCTCTCCAAG GAGCAGAAGGCCGAGCTGCTGCGTATCTGCTCCTCTGAAGACGTCGAGTGTCTTCAGTACCACCTGAGAGCCGCCTATGGGCACCTGCCCTCCGCCGGGTCCCTGCCCTCCTACGCCCACCTCGGCTGCGATCCCAAGAAAGACCCCTCCTGCAAACCCAAACTGGTGCAGAAAGCCCCCTCTGGTCTCTACCTGCAGTACCCCAACTGCGATCCGCTCAGGGATCCCCTCTGCGCCTATACTGCCTCCCTTTCC GCCCCCCGTGCCCCTAACCCCCCTGCCGCTGCTGGCCCGGGATCCTGCAACCCTCTTTATGAAGACGGCTGCAACCCTCTCACCGCCACCAAATTTGCCAACCCCCCAGAGGCGTACAAAAACGAGGAGACGGACGAGGCTGCGGCGATTCGCGTGGCCCCGCCTGCTGCTGAGCACAACAACGATCCCTATGCCATGTTTAGGGATGCTTATGCTAGCGCTCATGCTAACAGACTGTCTGATCCTTATGCTATGTTCCGCCAGGCCAGCGCCCCGACTCCTCCTCCAGCTAGTGATCCGTATGCCATTATCCGCCGATACATGGCCCAAGCTCAAGCTAATGACCCACATGCTCCACGCATGGAGACTGCTCCAGAGTCTGACCCCAATGATCCTTACGCTGCGATCCGCGAGGCAGCGGCCGCCATGCACCGCCGTGGCCCCCCCAACCCCAGGCAGCAGTTCCCTTTTTCCAACCCCAATTATGAGCAGCCAGCCCAGGAGGAGCGCCACCTTCTGGGCCCCCCAGGTAAAACCAAGGAGGGCTATGACTGCTTCATCGGCTACGACCGTGAATGCTTCCCCGTGAAGCCCAACGAGCCTCGCTCCGGAGTTCACCGTCGCATCCCCTACCCCGCCGAGGCCTACGAGCCCCACCTGAACGCCGACGGCACACGAAACGGAGTCCTGGAGCCCACCAACCCTCACTGCGACCCCGAGTACGACCGAGACTGCCGCCTGCGTCGCTTCGAGCCCGAGCAGGCCCGCGTCGAGGCCCAGCCCGAGCATCACGCCGAGGAGGACCACAACCAGGGGGCGGCAGACAGCGAGcggcaggagcaggagcagtacGAGACGGAGCCCTACCAGAGTGGCCAGGAGGAGCCTCACATGTCCTACCAGCCGCTGTCAATGGGAATGCCCAGCCTGCAGGACATACTGAGGCGCTACGGAGACCAGTTCCCTGAGCAGGAGGAACATAGAGCTTACGGAGACGACTACCGCAAGaaataa